A window from Drosophila miranda strain MSH22 chromosome Y unlocalized genomic scaffold, D.miranda_PacBio2.1 Contig_Y2_pilon, whole genome shotgun sequence encodes these proteins:
- the LOC108158089 gene encoding unconventional myosin-Va isoform X4, with the protein MPRWFFSSKAREKLRDAAVLSVRNYIVGAKIWVTHAEQVWESATLEESYRKGASFLKICTESGSLKEFKLKPDGSNLPPLRNPAILVGQNDLTTLSYLHEPGVLYNLRVRFCERQIIYTYCGIILLAINPYAEMPLYGPSIIRAYRGLSMGDLEPHIFALAEEAYTKLERENCNLSIIVSGESGAGKTVSAKYAMRYFAAVGGSESETQVERKVLASSPIMEAFGNAKTTRNDNSSRFGKFTKLLFKNQMGVMYLQGATVHTYLLEKSRVVYQAQGERNYHIFYQLCAARAKYPELLLDHQDKFQFLNMGGAPDIERVSDADQFNETAQAMTVLGFSFQQIAEIVKILAGILHLGNIEVTKKYTEGGDDEDTDSCQISHNDIHLQITGDLLRVKTEDLRRWLVMRKIESVNEHVLIPNSVEAGQAARDALAKHIYAKLFQYIGGVLNKSLNNGSKQCSFIGVLDIYGFETFEVNSFEQFCINYANEKLQQQFNQHVFKLEQEEYLKEGITWTMIDFYDNQPCIDLIESRLGVLDLLDEECRMPKGSDESWAGKLIGKCSKFPHFEKPRFGTTSFFIKHFSDIVEYDVNGFLEKNRDTVSKELTSVLALSDMSLVKQVMALEDIDTLGVDANTTSTLGGRVVISAGRKQELNETRRRVVPSKQHKKTVGAQFQESLTSLITTLHATTPHYVRCIKPNDEKIAFKWETAKIIQQLRACGVLETVRISAAGFPSRWLYPDFYMRYQLLAHRSKIDKNDLKQSCRNIVYKWIEDEDKSRFGNTQIFFRAGQVAFLEQVRANLRKKYITIVQSVVRRFIHRRRYLKLQMVISGIQRYSRGFMARERVQNMREVRAALILSKYAKGWLCRRRYLRLRHFIAGIQTYARGMLARSKFYALRDHYRAVQIQRFVRGVLARRAYHHKRRNIIICQAAVRRFLARRKFKRMKAEAKTISHMENKYMGLENKIISMQQRIDELNRDNSNLKHKTSEISVLKMKLEMKKNLEGEFKNVKAACMDKDMLIAALNKQLEAERDEKMQLLEENRHSQEEWLSQKQTYCLENEELRKQVDQMIEMAKNVVATQHDQNVRMLAEIDNNELNEAYQRAIKDKEVIENENYQLKEELSRLQQNGVYSLRGRSASNASSQNEEDVGYGSAKNTLDINRTSDLQSKSYTSADCTSLVVKLRSILEAEKSKHKVLQEQYIKLASRNKPTEDSFRSACRPTGRGS; encoded by the exons ATGCCTCGCTGGTTCTTCTCGAGTAAAGCGCGGGAAAAATTGAGAGATGCAGCTGTGCTTAGTGTTAGAAATTACATTGTG GGGGCCAAGATCTGGGTGACCCATGCGGAACAGGTGTGGGAGAGTGCCACCTTGGAGGAGAGCTACCGCAAGGGAGCAAGCTTCCTGAAGATCTGCACGGAATCGGGCAGCCTCAAGGAGTTCAAACTAAAGCCCGATGGAAGCAACCTTCCCCCGCTGCGAAATCCGGCCATTCTGGTTGGGCAAAATGATCTCACAACCCTCTCGTACCTGCATGAGCCCGGGGTGTTGTACAATCTGCGCGTTCGCTTCTGCGAACGCCAGATTATCTACACCTACTGCGGCATCATACTGTTGGCTATCAATCCGTACGCGGAGATGCCCCTGTATGGGCCCAGTATAATCCGAGCCTATCGCGGTCTATCCATGGGGGATCTGGAGCCGCACATCTTTGCCCTGGCCGAGGAAGCCTACACGAAGCTAGAGCGGGAGAACTGCAACCTGAGTATCATTGTCAGCGGCGAGTCGGGGGCAGGCAAGACGGTCTCCGCCAAGTACGCCATGCGCTACTTCGCCGCCGTCGGCGGCTCCGAGTCCGAAACGCAGGTGGAGCGGAAGGTGCTGGCATCTTCGCCGATCATGGAGGCTTTTGGCAATGCGAAGACCACGCGAAACGACAACAGTTCGCGCTTTGGCAAGTTCACCAAGCTGCTCTTCAAGAACCAGATGGGTGTTATGTACCTGCAGGGAGCCACCGTGCACACCTATCTCCTGGAGAAGTCTCGGGTGGTCTATCAGGCACAGGGGGAGCGCAACTATCACATCTTCTATCAGCTGTGTGCGGCGCGGGCTAAGTACCCTGAATTGTTGCTGG ACCACCAGGACAAGTTTCAGTTCCTGAACATGGGTGGCGCCCCGGACATCGAACGGGTCTCGGATGCCGATCAGTTTAACGAGACTGCCCAGGCAATGACAGTACTAGGGTTCTCATTTCAGCAGATAGCGGAGATTGTGAAAATACTGGCTGGCATTCTGCATCTGGGCAACATTGAGGTGACCAAGAAGTACACCGAGGGCGGCGATGATGAAGACACCGATTCCTGTCAAATATCT CACAACGATATTCACCTGCAAATCACTGGGGACCTGCTGCGGGTGAAAACAGAAGATCTGCGTCGCTGGCTTGTAATGCGTAAGATAGAGTCGGTCAATGAACATGTGCTGATACCGAACAGCGTTGAGGCCGGGCAGGCGGCGCGCGATGCGCTGGCCAAGCACATATACGCCAAACTGTTTCAGTATATCGGCGGTGTGCTGAACAAGAGCCTCAACAACGGTAGCAAGCAGTGCAGCTTCATTGGCGTGCTCGATATCTACGGCTTTGAAACGTTTGAGGTGAACTCGTTTGAACAGTTTTGCATAAACTATGCAAACGAGAAGCTCCAGCAGCAGTTCAACCAGCACGTCTTTAAGCTAGAACAGGAGGAGTACCTCAAGGAGGGTATTACCTGGACCATGATCGACTTCTATGACAATCAGCCGTGCATCGATTTAATTGAATCCCGTCTGGGTGTACTCGATCTTCTCGACGAGGAATGTAGG ATGCCCAAGGGCTCCGACGAGAGTTGGGCCGGCAAACTCATTGGAAAGTGCAGCAAATTTCCGCACTTTGAGAAGCCCCGCTTTGGCACCACAA GCTTCTTCATCAAACACTTCTCGGATATCGTGGAGTATGATGTGAACGGATTCCTGGAAAAGAACCGCGACACTGTCTCCAAAGAACTCACCTCCGTCCTGGCCCTGTCCGACATGTCGCTGGTGAAGCAGGTCATGGCCCTGGAGGACATTGACACTCTTGGTGTGGATGCCAACACAACATCCACATTGGGCGGTCGCGTAGTTATAAGCGCCGGCCGAAAGCAG GAGCTCAATGAGACCCGTCGAAGA GTGGTGCCATCCAAGCAGCATAAGAAAACCGTGGGCGCCCAGTTCCAGGAGAGTCTGACATCGCTTATAACTACGTTGCATGCCACCACGCCCCATTACGTGCGTTGCATCAAG CCCAACGACGAGAAGATTGCCTTCAAGTGGGAGACCGCCAAGATCATACAACAGCTTAGGGCCTGCGGCGTGCTGGAAACGGTGCGCATCTCGGCCGCCGGCTTCCCCTCGCGCTGGCTCTATCCGGACTTCTATATGCGCTACCAGCTGCTGGCGCATCGCTCGAAGATAGACAAGAACGACTTGAAGCAGTCGTGCCGCAACATTGTGTACAAGTGGATCGAGGACGAGGACAAGAGTCGGTTTGGCAACACACAGATATTCTTTCGTGCCGGCCAGGTAGCTTTCCTCGAACAGGTGCGGGCCAATCTGCGCAAGAAGTACATCACGATTGTACAGTCCGTGGTGCGGCGTTTCATCCATCGACGACGATACCTGAAGTTGCAGATGGTGATCAGCGGTATACAGCGGTATTCGCGTGGCTTCATGGCCCGCGAGCGCGTCCAGAATATGCGTGAAGTTCGAGCCGCCCTTATACTATCAAAATACGCCAAGGGATGGCTGTGTCGGCGTCGCTATCTACGTCTGCGGCACTTTATTGCAGGGATACAGACTTACGCTCGCGGCATGCTGGCCCGCAGCAAGTTTTATGCCCTGCGAGATCACTATCGGGCCGTACAGATCCAACGCTTCGTACGTGGCGTGCTGGCGCGACGCGCCTACCATCACAAGCGGCGCAATATCATCATTTGCCAGGCGGCGGTGCGTCGCTTCTTGGCGCGGCGCAAGTTCAAGCGCATGAAGGCCGAGGCCAAGACCATATCGCACATGGAGAACAAGTACATGGGCCTCGAGAACAAGATTATTTCCATGCAGCAGCGCATCGATGAGCTAAACCGAGACAACAGCAATCTGAAACACAAAACCAGCGAGATCAGCGTCCTAAA AATGAAGCTGGAGATGAAGAAGAACCTGGAGGGCGAGTTCAAGAACGTGAAGGCTGCCTGCATGGACAAGGATATGCTGATAGCGGCCCTCAACAAGCAGCTGGAGGCGGAGCGGGACGAGAAAATGCAACTGCTGGAGGAGAACCGACACTCGCAGGAGGAATGGCTGAGCCAGAAACAGACGTACTGCCTAGAAAACGAGGAGCTGCGCAAGCAAGTGGACCAAATGATCGAGATGGCCAAGAACGTAGTGGCTACACAGCACGACCAGAACGTGCGTATGCTGGCCGAGATCGACAACAACGAACTGAACGAAGCCTATCAGCGTGCCATCAAAGACAAGGAGGTGATAGAGAACGAGAACTACCAGCTGAAGGAGGAGCTGAGTCGACTTCAGCAAAACGGCGTCTACAGCCTGCGCGGGAGGAGCGCGAGCAACGCCTCTAGTCAGAACGAGGAAGACGTTGGCTATGGCTCGGCCAAGAACACGCTTGACATTAATCGGACGTCAGATTTGCAGAGCAAGAGCT ATACCTCTGCGGACTGCACCAGCCTGGTGGTGAAGCTGCGCTCCATCTTGGAGGCAGAGAAGTCGAAGCACAAGGTCCTGCAGGAGCAATACATAAAGCTGGCAAGTCGAAACAAGCCTACGGAGGACTCGTTCCG TTCAGCATGCCGCCCTACAGGAAGAGGTTCGTAG
- the LOC108158089 gene encoding unconventional myosin-Va isoform X1 encodes MPRWFFSSKAREKLRDAAVLSVRNYIVGAKIWVTHAEQVWESATLEESYRKGASFLKICTESGSLKEFKLKPDGSNLPPLRNPAILVGQNDLTTLSYLHEPGVLYNLRVRFCERQIIYTYCGIILLAINPYAEMPLYGPSIIRAYRGLSMGDLEPHIFALAEEAYTKLERENCNLSIIVSGESGAGKTVSAKYAMRYFAAVGGSESETQVERKVLASSPIMEAFGNAKTTRNDNSSRFGKFTKLLFKNQMGVMYLQGATVHTYLLEKSRVVYQAQGERNYHIFYQLCAARAKYPELLLDHQDKFQFLNMGGAPDIERVSDADQFNETAQAMTVLGFSFQQIAEIVKILAGILHLGNIEVTKKYTEGGDDEDTDSCQISHNDIHLQITGDLLRVKTEDLRRWLVMRKIESVNEHVLIPNSVEAGQAARDALAKHIYAKLFQYIGGVLNKSLNNGSKQCSFIGVLDIYGFETFEVNSFEQFCINYANEKLQQQFNQHVFKLEQEEYLKEGITWTMIDFYDNQPCIDLIESRLGVLDLLDEECRMPKGSDESWAGKLIGKCSKFPHFEKPRFGTTSFFIKHFSDIVEYDVNGFLEKNRDTVSKELTSVLALSDMSLVKQVMALEDIDTLGVDANTTSTLGGRVVISAGRKQELNETRRRVVPSKQHKKTVGAQFQESLTSLITTLHATTPHYVRCIKPNDEKIAFKWETAKIIQQLRACGVLETVRISAAGFPSRWLYPDFYMRYQLLAHRSKIDKNDLKQSCRNIVYKWIEDEDKSRFGNTQIFFRAGQVAFLEQVRANLRKKYITIVQSVVRRFIHRRRYLKLQMVISGIQRYSRGFMARERVQNMREVRAALILSKYAKGWLCRRRYLRLRHFIAGIQTYARGMLARSKFYALRDHYRAVQIQRFVRGVLARRAYHHKRRNIIICQAAVRRFLARRKFKRMKAEAKTISHMENKYMGLENKIISMQQRIDELNRDNSNLKHKTSEISVLKMKLEMKKNLEGEFKNVKAACMDKDMLIAALNKQLEAERDEKMQLLEENRHSQEEWLSQKQTYCLENEELRKQVDQMIEMAKNVVATQHDQNVRMLAEIDNNELNEAYQRAIKDKEVIENENYQLKEELSRLQQNGVYSLRGRSASNASSQNEEDVGYGSAKNTLDINRTSDLQSKSYTSADCTSLVVKLRSILEAEKSKHKVLQEQYIKLASRNKPTEDSFRVSELEVENEKLRSEHEQLRTSIKHGVEINELNVQHAALQEEVRRRRDECIQLKAVLLQQNQTLRSFEPESMHLRGNDVNELLEAFQSQKLVNRQLEDELKAITEEHNSKLVEMTQEIERLHNEQDELQKVIFESIDTSEDANVETLKQNDRFLRRELQKAVAQFLLVQEELKLANAKLQAYRQNGGQLEHKLEEEKSRSKGSGSGSADQKRLSNDLGANVTKQKSQNPQGLMKFHSTDLDKILQRLLSTMTPRTVVGLLPGFPAYLIFMCIRYTDLTNADDDVRELLSKFVIQIKKMHRTPHPIENRVIWLVNSITLLNLLKQYGDVEEYVKLNTEKQNQQQLKNFNLFEYRRVILDLIVNLYQALIMQIQGLLDSKIVPAILKNDEIQRSPQPHGMSGRTTSIGAGSSPEHGGGPAWKQLIGQLEHFYKQFQHFGLDNCYAEQIFHQLLYFVCAVALNCLMLRGDICMWETGMVIRYNIGCIEDWVRSKKMSNDVLTALSPLNQVSQLLQSRKSEQDVQTICDLCTSLSTAQVLKGMKSYKLDDYENKITNVFLEKLTKELNARQTQKGNSDEFTMDQKFIQPFKVIFRYSDIKLEDIELPSHLNLDEFLEKI; translated from the exons ATGCCTCGCTGGTTCTTCTCGAGTAAAGCGCGGGAAAAATTGAGAGATGCAGCTGTGCTTAGTGTTAGAAATTACATTGTG GGGGCCAAGATCTGGGTGACCCATGCGGAACAGGTGTGGGAGAGTGCCACCTTGGAGGAGAGCTACCGCAAGGGAGCAAGCTTCCTGAAGATCTGCACGGAATCGGGCAGCCTCAAGGAGTTCAAACTAAAGCCCGATGGAAGCAACCTTCCCCCGCTGCGAAATCCGGCCATTCTGGTTGGGCAAAATGATCTCACAACCCTCTCGTACCTGCATGAGCCCGGGGTGTTGTACAATCTGCGCGTTCGCTTCTGCGAACGCCAGATTATCTACACCTACTGCGGCATCATACTGTTGGCTATCAATCCGTACGCGGAGATGCCCCTGTATGGGCCCAGTATAATCCGAGCCTATCGCGGTCTATCCATGGGGGATCTGGAGCCGCACATCTTTGCCCTGGCCGAGGAAGCCTACACGAAGCTAGAGCGGGAGAACTGCAACCTGAGTATCATTGTCAGCGGCGAGTCGGGGGCAGGCAAGACGGTCTCCGCCAAGTACGCCATGCGCTACTTCGCCGCCGTCGGCGGCTCCGAGTCCGAAACGCAGGTGGAGCGGAAGGTGCTGGCATCTTCGCCGATCATGGAGGCTTTTGGCAATGCGAAGACCACGCGAAACGACAACAGTTCGCGCTTTGGCAAGTTCACCAAGCTGCTCTTCAAGAACCAGATGGGTGTTATGTACCTGCAGGGAGCCACCGTGCACACCTATCTCCTGGAGAAGTCTCGGGTGGTCTATCAGGCACAGGGGGAGCGCAACTATCACATCTTCTATCAGCTGTGTGCGGCGCGGGCTAAGTACCCTGAATTGTTGCTGG ACCACCAGGACAAGTTTCAGTTCCTGAACATGGGTGGCGCCCCGGACATCGAACGGGTCTCGGATGCCGATCAGTTTAACGAGACTGCCCAGGCAATGACAGTACTAGGGTTCTCATTTCAGCAGATAGCGGAGATTGTGAAAATACTGGCTGGCATTCTGCATCTGGGCAACATTGAGGTGACCAAGAAGTACACCGAGGGCGGCGATGATGAAGACACCGATTCCTGTCAAATATCT CACAACGATATTCACCTGCAAATCACTGGGGACCTGCTGCGGGTGAAAACAGAAGATCTGCGTCGCTGGCTTGTAATGCGTAAGATAGAGTCGGTCAATGAACATGTGCTGATACCGAACAGCGTTGAGGCCGGGCAGGCGGCGCGCGATGCGCTGGCCAAGCACATATACGCCAAACTGTTTCAGTATATCGGCGGTGTGCTGAACAAGAGCCTCAACAACGGTAGCAAGCAGTGCAGCTTCATTGGCGTGCTCGATATCTACGGCTTTGAAACGTTTGAGGTGAACTCGTTTGAACAGTTTTGCATAAACTATGCAAACGAGAAGCTCCAGCAGCAGTTCAACCAGCACGTCTTTAAGCTAGAACAGGAGGAGTACCTCAAGGAGGGTATTACCTGGACCATGATCGACTTCTATGACAATCAGCCGTGCATCGATTTAATTGAATCCCGTCTGGGTGTACTCGATCTTCTCGACGAGGAATGTAGG ATGCCCAAGGGCTCCGACGAGAGTTGGGCCGGCAAACTCATTGGAAAGTGCAGCAAATTTCCGCACTTTGAGAAGCCCCGCTTTGGCACCACAA GCTTCTTCATCAAACACTTCTCGGATATCGTGGAGTATGATGTGAACGGATTCCTGGAAAAGAACCGCGACACTGTCTCCAAAGAACTCACCTCCGTCCTGGCCCTGTCCGACATGTCGCTGGTGAAGCAGGTCATGGCCCTGGAGGACATTGACACTCTTGGTGTGGATGCCAACACAACATCCACATTGGGCGGTCGCGTAGTTATAAGCGCCGGCCGAAAGCAG GAGCTCAATGAGACCCGTCGAAGA GTGGTGCCATCCAAGCAGCATAAGAAAACCGTGGGCGCCCAGTTCCAGGAGAGTCTGACATCGCTTATAACTACGTTGCATGCCACCACGCCCCATTACGTGCGTTGCATCAAG CCCAACGACGAGAAGATTGCCTTCAAGTGGGAGACCGCCAAGATCATACAACAGCTTAGGGCCTGCGGCGTGCTGGAAACGGTGCGCATCTCGGCCGCCGGCTTCCCCTCGCGCTGGCTCTATCCGGACTTCTATATGCGCTACCAGCTGCTGGCGCATCGCTCGAAGATAGACAAGAACGACTTGAAGCAGTCGTGCCGCAACATTGTGTACAAGTGGATCGAGGACGAGGACAAGAGTCGGTTTGGCAACACACAGATATTCTTTCGTGCCGGCCAGGTAGCTTTCCTCGAACAGGTGCGGGCCAATCTGCGCAAGAAGTACATCACGATTGTACAGTCCGTGGTGCGGCGTTTCATCCATCGACGACGATACCTGAAGTTGCAGATGGTGATCAGCGGTATACAGCGGTATTCGCGTGGCTTCATGGCCCGCGAGCGCGTCCAGAATATGCGTGAAGTTCGAGCCGCCCTTATACTATCAAAATACGCCAAGGGATGGCTGTGTCGGCGTCGCTATCTACGTCTGCGGCACTTTATTGCAGGGATACAGACTTACGCTCGCGGCATGCTGGCCCGCAGCAAGTTTTATGCCCTGCGAGATCACTATCGGGCCGTACAGATCCAACGCTTCGTACGTGGCGTGCTGGCGCGACGCGCCTACCATCACAAGCGGCGCAATATCATCATTTGCCAGGCGGCGGTGCGTCGCTTCTTGGCGCGGCGCAAGTTCAAGCGCATGAAGGCCGAGGCCAAGACCATATCGCACATGGAGAACAAGTACATGGGCCTCGAGAACAAGATTATTTCCATGCAGCAGCGCATCGATGAGCTAAACCGAGACAACAGCAATCTGAAACACAAAACCAGCGAGATCAGCGTCCTAAA AATGAAGCTGGAGATGAAGAAGAACCTGGAGGGCGAGTTCAAGAACGTGAAGGCTGCCTGCATGGACAAGGATATGCTGATAGCGGCCCTCAACAAGCAGCTGGAGGCGGAGCGGGACGAGAAAATGCAACTGCTGGAGGAGAACCGACACTCGCAGGAGGAATGGCTGAGCCAGAAACAGACGTACTGCCTAGAAAACGAGGAGCTGCGCAAGCAAGTGGACCAAATGATCGAGATGGCCAAGAACGTAGTGGCTACACAGCACGACCAGAACGTGCGTATGCTGGCCGAGATCGACAACAACGAACTGAACGAAGCCTATCAGCGTGCCATCAAAGACAAGGAGGTGATAGAGAACGAGAACTACCAGCTGAAGGAGGAGCTGAGTCGACTTCAGCAAAACGGCGTCTACAGCCTGCGCGGGAGGAGCGCGAGCAACGCCTCTAGTCAGAACGAGGAAGACGTTGGCTATGGCTCGGCCAAGAACACGCTTGACATTAATCGGACGTCAGATTTGCAGAGCAAGAGCT ATACCTCTGCGGACTGCACCAGCCTGGTGGTGAAGCTGCGCTCCATCTTGGAGGCAGAGAAGTCGAAGCACAAGGTCCTGCAGGAGCAATACATAAAGCTGGCAAGTCGAAACAAGCCTACGGAGGACTCGTTCCG CGTCTCCGAGCTTGAGGTAGAGAACGAGAAATTGCGCAGCGAGCACGAGCAGCTGCGAACGAGCATTAAACACGGTGTTGAGATCAACGAGCTCAATG TTCAGCATGCCGCCCTACAGGAAGAGGTTCGTAGACGACGAGACGAGTGCATCCAGCTGAAGGCTGTCCTGCTGCAGCAGAACCAGACACTGCGATCCTTTGAGCCGGAGAGCATGCATCTGCGGGGCAACGATGTTAATGAGCTTCTAGAAGCCTTCCAGTCCCAGAAACTTGTCAATCG ACAACTCGAGGACGAGTTGAAGGCCATTACGGAAGAGCACAACAGTAAGCTTGTGGAGATGACGCAGGAGATCGAGCGTCTGCACAACGAACAGGATGAGCTGCAGAAGGTAATCTTCGAGAGCATCGATACGTCCGAGGACGCCAATGTTGAAACACTCAAGCAAAACGACCGATTCCTACGCCGAGAACTGCAGAAGGCTGTCGCCCAATTCCTGCTGGTCCAAGAGGAGCTGAAGCTGGCGAACGCCAAGCTCCAGGCCTACCGCCAGAACGGTGGACAGCTGGAGCACAAGTTGGAGGAGGAAAAGAGCCGCAGCAAAGGTAGCGGCTCGGGCTCGGCTGACCAGAAGCGCCTCAGCAATGACTTGGGGGCGAATGTAACCAAACAAAAGTCTCAAAATCCGCAAGGCCTCATGAAGTTCCATAGCACCGACCTGGACAAGATACTGCAGCGTCTCCTTAGCACCATGACGCCGCGAACAGTAGTCGGACTTTTGCCTGGATTTCCAGCGTATCTCATATTCATGTGCATTCG ATATACTGATCTAACCAATGCCGACGACGATGTGCGCGAGTTGCTAAGCAAATTCGTGATTCAAATCAAGAAAATGCATCGCACACCGCATCCCATTGAGAACCGTGTCATTTGGCTGGTTAACTCTATTAC GCTGCTTAATCTCCTCAAGCAATACGGAGACGTAGAAGAGTACGTGAAGCTAAATACGGAGAAGcagaaccagcagcagctgaagaACTTCAATCTCTTTGAATACCGTCGCGTCATTCTGGATCTGATCGTGAATCTGTACCAGGCCCTAATAATGCAGATTCAGGGACTGTTGGATTCCAAAATAGTTCCCGCCATTCTTAAGAACGATGAGATTCAGCGGAGCCCGCAGCCACACGGCATGAGCGGTCGCACGACTTCGATCGGAGCGGGATCCTCGCCGGAACACGGCGGCGGGCCAGCTTGGAAGCAGTTGATCGGCCAGCTGGAGCACTTCTACAAGCAATTCCAGCACTTTGGCCTGGACAATTGCTATGCAGAGCAGATATTCCACCAGCTGCTTTACTTCGTGTGTGCCGTGGCCCTCAATTGTCTTATGTTGCGCGGCGACATCTGCATGTGGGAGACGGGCATGGTAATACGCTACAATATTGGCTGCATTGAGGACTGGGTGCGCAGCAAGAAAATG TCCAACGACGTTCTGACGGCCCTGTCGCCGCTGAACCAGGTATCCCAGCTGCTGCAGTCGCGCAAGAGCGAACAGGATGTTCAGACTATCTGTGATCTGTGCACGTCGCTGAGTACAGCGCAGGTCCTGAAAGGGATGAAGTCCTACAAGCTGGATGACTATGAGAATAAGATTACCAACGTGTTTCTGGAAAAACTCACCAAGGAGCTGAATGCCCGACAAacg CAAAAGGGCAACAGCGATGAGTTCACCATGGACCAGAAATTCATTCAGCCTTTCAAGGTGATCTTCAGGTACAGCGATATCAAGCTGGAGGATATCGAGCTACCGTCGCATCTCAATCTGGATGAGTTCCTCGAGAAAATATAA